From a single Mycolicibacterium mengxianglii genomic region:
- the fdh gene encoding formate dehydrogenase yields MAGPKFFLEWPVVRQLRSGDLFGRGPAVTSQRTRDITPRTTTADRVVQSVCPYCAVGCGQRVFVKDERVVQIEGDPDSPISRGRLCPKGAASEQLVNSPGRQIDMLYRAPGATQWQRIDRDRAIEMVADRFIESRRNSWQDIDKKGNLLRRTMGIAALGGATLDNEENYVIKKLFTAAGAIQIENQARIUHSATVPGLGTSFGRGGATQSLQDMANADCIVIQGSNMAECHPVGFQWVEEARARGARVIHVDPRFTRTSAVSDKHIPIRAGSDVVLLGALINHVLSNDLWFKEYVVAYTNAATLINEDFKDTEDLGGLFSGFDPATGQYDPSSWAYASDDGDGTDTIGSAGNGHEHGENAGERAVGQSFGSGGPPLEHARVRRDETLQHPQTVFQILKRHYARYTPEMVRDVCGIKIEDFHYLAQSIVENSGRERTTCFAYAVGWTQHTLGAQFIRTATILQLLTGNVGRPGSGIMALRGHASIQGSTDIPTLFNLLPGYLPMPKAGSHNTFADYLAAVGSKKQKGYWANSDQYVVSLLKAWWGDAAREDNDWAYNYLPRLSGPHGTYQTVMSMLDDEVEGYFLLGQNPAVGSAHGRMQRMGMSHLKWLVVRDLNLIESATWWKDGPEIASGELKTEDIDTEVFFFPAATHVEKAGTFTQTQRMLQWRHKAVEPPGDCQSELEFFIELGHRIRAKLAGSTDERDRPLLDLTWDYPTDEHGEPDSAAVLAEINGHFLTGPDAGRPVSGYTDLRADGTTSCGCWIYSGVFADGVNQSARRVPQGGPSPNQHEWGWVWPADRRILYNRASADPDGKPWSERKRYIWWDTEQGRWVGDDVPDFPIALAPGTRPDPDVGGPDALAGDDPFIMQADGKGWLFAPKGMVDGPLPTHYEPQESPVANGLYPQQQSPSRIMFPRKDNLSAPSAGEPGADVYPYVFTTYRLTEHHTAGGMSRWLPYLSELQPEMFCEVSPELAAERGLEPYGWATIVSPRAAIEARVLVTERMTPLQIGGHTVHQIGLPYHWGVGSDAVVSGDAANDLLGVTLDPNVQIQESKAGSCDIRAGRRPRGADLLRLIEEYQSRAGATTETSNTRITDPTREG; encoded by the coding sequence ATGGCAGGACCGAAGTTCTTCCTCGAGTGGCCGGTGGTCCGGCAACTGCGATCCGGCGATCTGTTCGGCCGCGGTCCGGCGGTGACCTCACAACGAACTCGTGACATCACGCCGCGGACCACGACCGCCGATCGGGTGGTGCAGAGCGTGTGCCCCTATTGCGCGGTCGGCTGCGGGCAGCGGGTCTTCGTCAAGGACGAGCGGGTGGTGCAGATCGAAGGCGATCCCGATTCGCCGATCTCGCGCGGACGACTCTGCCCGAAGGGTGCGGCCAGTGAACAGCTGGTCAACTCGCCCGGCCGGCAGATCGACATGCTCTACCGCGCCCCGGGCGCCACGCAATGGCAGCGCATCGATCGTGACCGCGCCATCGAGATGGTGGCAGACAGGTTCATCGAGTCCCGTCGCAACTCCTGGCAGGACATCGACAAGAAGGGCAACCTGCTGAGGCGGACGATGGGCATCGCCGCGCTCGGCGGCGCGACGCTGGACAACGAAGAGAACTACGTCATCAAGAAACTCTTCACGGCGGCGGGCGCGATTCAGATCGAGAACCAAGCTCGTATTTGACACTCCGCCACGGTTCCCGGTCTGGGAACCTCCTTCGGGCGCGGCGGCGCCACCCAGTCTCTGCAGGACATGGCCAACGCAGATTGCATCGTCATTCAGGGCTCCAACATGGCCGAGTGTCATCCGGTGGGTTTCCAGTGGGTCGAGGAAGCACGCGCCCGCGGTGCCCGGGTCATCCACGTCGACCCGCGTTTCACCCGCACCTCGGCGGTGTCCGACAAGCACATCCCGATCCGCGCCGGCTCTGATGTGGTGCTGCTCGGCGCGCTGATCAACCACGTGCTGAGCAACGACCTGTGGTTCAAGGAATACGTGGTCGCCTACACCAACGCCGCCACCCTGATCAACGAGGATTTCAAGGACACCGAGGATCTCGGCGGGTTGTTCTCCGGGTTCGACCCCGCCACCGGACAGTACGACCCGTCCTCGTGGGCCTATGCGTCCGACGACGGTGACGGCACTGACACGATCGGCTCCGCGGGTAACGGCCACGAGCACGGAGAGAACGCCGGAGAGCGCGCAGTCGGACAGAGTTTCGGCAGCGGTGGCCCGCCGTTGGAGCACGCCCGGGTGCGACGCGACGAGACTCTGCAGCACCCGCAGACGGTGTTCCAGATCCTCAAGCGGCACTACGCGCGCTACACCCCGGAGATGGTGCGTGACGTCTGCGGCATCAAGATCGAGGATTTCCACTACCTGGCGCAGTCGATCGTCGAGAATTCCGGCCGCGAGCGCACCACCTGCTTCGCCTACGCCGTCGGCTGGACCCAGCACACCCTGGGGGCCCAATTCATCCGCACCGCAACGATTCTGCAGCTGCTGACCGGAAACGTAGGACGTCCGGGAAGCGGCATCATGGCGCTGCGCGGGCATGCCAGCATCCAGGGCTCCACCGACATCCCGACGTTGTTCAACCTGCTCCCGGGGTATCTGCCGATGCCCAAGGCCGGCAGCCACAACACTTTCGCCGACTACCTGGCGGCGGTCGGGTCGAAGAAGCAGAAAGGCTACTGGGCCAACTCAGATCAGTACGTCGTCAGCCTGCTCAAGGCGTGGTGGGGAGATGCCGCCCGCGAAGACAACGACTGGGCCTACAACTACCTGCCGCGGCTGTCCGGTCCACACGGCACCTACCAGACGGTGATGTCGATGCTCGACGACGAGGTCGAGGGGTACTTCCTGCTCGGCCAGAATCCCGCGGTCGGGTCGGCGCACGGCCGGATGCAGCGCATGGGTATGTCGCACCTGAAGTGGTTGGTGGTGCGCGATCTCAACCTGATCGAATCGGCCACGTGGTGGAAAGACGGTCCCGAGATCGCCTCCGGTGAACTCAAGACCGAGGACATCGACACCGAGGTGTTCTTCTTCCCGGCCGCCACGCACGTCGAGAAGGCCGGCACCTTCACCCAGACGCAGCGCATGCTGCAGTGGCGGCACAAGGCCGTCGAACCCCCGGGTGACTGCCAGAGCGAGTTGGAGTTCTTCATCGAACTCGGGCACCGCATCCGGGCCAAGCTGGCCGGATCCACCGACGAGCGGGATCGGCCGCTGCTGGATCTGACCTGGGACTATCCCACCGACGAACACGGCGAACCCGATTCGGCGGCGGTGCTGGCGGAGATCAACGGGCACTTCCTCACCGGGCCCGACGCCGGCCGGCCGGTCTCGGGGTACACCGATCTGCGCGCCGACGGCACCACCTCCTGCGGCTGCTGGATCTACTCCGGGGTCTTCGCCGACGGCGTCAACCAGTCGGCGCGGCGGGTGCCGCAGGGCGGCCCGTCGCCCAACCAGCACGAATGGGGTTGGGTGTGGCCCGCCGACCGGCGGATCCTCTACAACCGGGCGTCAGCCGACCCCGACGGCAAGCCGTGGAGCGAACGCAAGCGCTACATCTGGTGGGACACCGAGCAGGGCCGCTGGGTCGGGGATGACGTTCCGGACTTCCCGATCGCGCTGGCGCCCGGCACGCGCCCGGACCCCGATGTCGGGGGTCCGGACGCCCTCGCCGGCGATGACCCGTTCATCATGCAGGCCGACGGCAAGGGCTGGCTGTTCGCGCCGAAGGGCATGGTGGACGGTCCGCTGCCGACGCATTACGAGCCGCAGGAATCGCCGGTGGCCAACGGGCTCTACCCGCAACAGCAGAGCCCGTCGCGAATCATGTTCCCGCGCAAGGACAATCTGAGCGCGCCCAGCGCCGGCGAACCCGGTGCGGATGTCTATCCCTATGTGTTCACCACCTACCGGCTGACCGAGCATCACACCGCCGGCGGCATGAGCCGTTGGTTGCCGTACCTGTCGGAGCTGCAGCCGGAGATGTTCTGTGAGGTGTCGCCGGAGTTGGCGGCCGAACGCGGCCTCGAGCCGTACGGCTGGGCGACCATCGTGTCGCCGCGCGCGGCCATCGAAGCCCGGGTGCTGGTCACCGAGCGGATGACGCCGCTGCAGATCGGCGGCCACACCGTGCACCAGATCGGCCTGCCGTATCACTGGGGTGTGGGCAGTGACGCCGTGGTCAGCGGCGACGCGGCCAACGATCTGCTGGGGGTCACACTGGATCCGAACGTGCAGATCCAGGAGTCGAAGGCGGGGTCGTGCGATATCCGTGCGGGCCGGCGCCCGCGGGGTGCGGATTTACTGCGGCTGATCGAGGAATACCAATCCCGAGCCGGCGCGACCACCGAGACCAGCAACACCCGGATCACCGATCCGACGAGGGAGGGCTGA
- the nrfD gene encoding NrfD/PsrC family molybdoenzyme membrane anchor subunit has translation MSTSEYDSLRPPDEGRRRGRRKGKGRRGGGADGSREMPMVPEAEFTSYYGRPVVKPAPWGHEVGAYLFLGGVAAGSGLLAAGAQLTGRPTLRRNARLSALVAVTLSAAALVKDLGRPERFANMLRTIKLTSPMSVGSWILAAFSTGAGVAAVAEIDRMTGERLPLGPLRPVLRAVEGPAGIEAALFAPALGVYTAVLLGDTATPTWNAAHRDLPFVFVSSASMAASGLAMVTTPVAEAGPARRLAVIGAVGDLVATKVMQRRMDPVAAEPLHHGAAGRMLTWSERLVVAGGLGTLLSGRHRGVAVASGLALMTASALTRFGVFEAGLESARDPRYTIEPQKRRLAARRAAGITDDSITTSH, from the coding sequence GTGAGCACCTCCGAGTACGACAGCCTGCGCCCACCCGATGAGGGCAGGCGCCGCGGCCGACGAAAAGGCAAGGGCCGCCGTGGGGGCGGCGCGGACGGCTCACGCGAGATGCCGATGGTGCCCGAGGCCGAGTTCACCTCGTATTACGGGCGTCCGGTGGTCAAGCCGGCACCGTGGGGCCATGAGGTCGGGGCGTATCTGTTCCTCGGGGGCGTCGCGGCCGGGTCCGGGTTGTTGGCCGCGGGCGCTCAGCTGACCGGCAGGCCGACACTGCGCCGCAATGCCCGGCTGTCCGCGCTGGTAGCGGTGACGCTGAGTGCCGCCGCCCTGGTCAAAGACCTCGGCCGGCCGGAGCGGTTCGCCAACATGTTGCGCACGATCAAGCTGACGTCACCGATGAGTGTGGGGTCGTGGATCCTGGCCGCCTTCAGCACCGGAGCGGGTGTGGCGGCGGTCGCGGAGATCGACCGGATGACGGGGGAGCGGCTGCCGCTGGGCCCGTTGCGCCCGGTGCTGCGCGCCGTCGAAGGGCCTGCCGGCATCGAGGCCGCCTTGTTCGCACCGGCGTTGGGCGTGTACACCGCGGTGCTGCTCGGCGACACTGCGACTCCGACCTGGAATGCCGCACACCGGGATCTGCCGTTCGTGTTCGTCAGTTCGGCGAGTATGGCGGCATCGGGGCTGGCCATGGTGACCACACCCGTCGCGGAGGCCGGGCCGGCGCGCCGGCTGGCCGTCATCGGCGCCGTCGGCGATCTGGTCGCCACCAAGGTGATGCAACGGCGGATGGACCCGGTGGCCGCCGAGCCCCTGCATCACGGCGCTGCCGGTCGCATGCTGACCTGGAGCGAAAGGCTGGTCGTCGCAGGAGGATTGGGCACGCTGCTGAGTGGCCGTCACCGCGGTGTGGCCGTCGCCTCCGGGCTGGCGTTGATGACCGCGTCAGCACTGACCAGGTTCGGCGTGTTCGAGGCCGGCCTGGAGTCGGCCCGCGACCCGCGCTACACGATCGAACCGCAGAAGCGCCGCCTGGCCGCCCGCCGCGCCGCCGGCATCACCGACGACTCGATCACCACCTCCCACTGA
- the selD gene encoding selenide, water dikinase SelD, whose translation MTQTRLTGYAHGGGCACKIPPGELEEAVRGLTGQPGDTVLVGLDDGDDAAAVLVGDLAVLSTADFFTPVVDDAYDWGRIAAANALSDIYAMGGRPVVAINLVGWPRDLLPMSLMTEVLRGGLATALEAGCPVIGGHSIDDPEPKYGMAVTGIADPDRLLRNDAAAPGLPLTLTKPLGLGLLNNRHKQTGEVFDEAIATMTALNRDAAEQAVAAGVRAATDVTGFGLLGHLFKMCRASGVGAVIDRGAVPVLDAARVALRDGYVSGGTRRNLDWVRPHLRCGSDVSEDDLLLLADAQTSGGLLVVGELPGHPVIGHTVAGSGIEIR comes from the coding sequence GTGACTCAAACACGGCTGACCGGATACGCGCACGGCGGTGGTTGCGCCTGCAAAATCCCTCCCGGCGAACTCGAAGAGGCGGTGCGCGGGCTGACCGGGCAGCCGGGTGACACCGTGCTGGTGGGTCTCGACGACGGCGACGACGCGGCTGCGGTCCTGGTCGGCGACCTGGCCGTGCTGTCGACAGCGGACTTCTTCACCCCGGTCGTCGATGACGCCTACGACTGGGGCCGGATCGCGGCGGCCAATGCCCTGTCGGACATCTACGCGATGGGTGGGCGCCCTGTCGTGGCGATCAATCTGGTCGGCTGGCCGCGTGATCTGCTGCCGATGTCATTGATGACCGAGGTGCTGCGCGGCGGTCTGGCGACGGCATTGGAGGCGGGCTGCCCGGTGATCGGCGGGCACTCCATCGACGACCCTGAGCCGAAGTACGGCATGGCGGTGACCGGGATCGCCGACCCGGACCGGCTGCTTCGCAATGACGCCGCGGCACCGGGGCTGCCGTTGACCTTGACCAAACCGCTGGGGCTCGGGCTGCTTAACAACCGGCACAAGCAGACCGGTGAGGTGTTCGACGAGGCGATCGCCACCATGACGGCGCTCAACCGCGACGCAGCCGAGCAGGCGGTCGCGGCGGGGGTCCGGGCGGCCACCGATGTCACCGGATTCGGCTTGCTGGGGCATCTGTTCAAGATGTGCCGGGCCTCCGGTGTCGGAGCGGTGATCGACCGCGGCGCGGTGCCGGTGCTCGATGCCGCGCGGGTGGCGCTACGCGACGGCTACGTCTCCGGCGGCACCCGGCGCAATCTGGATTGGGTGCGGCCGCACCTGCGTTGCGGCTCCGATGTCAGCGAGGACGACCTGCTGCTGTTGGCCGACGCGCAGACCTCCGGTGGCCTGCTGGTGGTCGGCGAGCTGCCCGGCCATCCGGTCATCGGCCACACCGTCGCCGGGTCCGGTATCGAGATCCGCTGA
- the selA gene encoding L-seryl-tRNA(Sec) selenium transferase, with product MTELDPRRRIPRTDQLLALPEVGDARNRLGENVIRQVVLDLQDKARRGELAPEEVEPAVVAAVAQRRVTSLRPVLNATGVVVHTNLGRAPLSAAALEALITASGYVDVELDLGTGTRSKRGVAAREALLEACPAAEDALIVNNGAAALVLATTALAAGREVVISRGELIEIGAGFRLPDLIASTGARLREVGTTNRTHLRDYTDAMGPDTGCVLKVHPSNFRVQGFTTSVGLPELREVTAAQQIPLISDLGSGLLTPDPALPDEPDAFTSLTAGADIVTASGDKLLGGPQAGIVLGRTDVITRMARHPLARAVRADKLTLAAVEATVAAGTSPVTEALHADPARLRSRAERLAAAVDASAVAHDGRVGGGGAPGVPLPGWAVRLPEAAAVHLRTGDPAVLPRVHDGACLIDLRCIPDTDDDRLLEAVRAALRSAER from the coding sequence GTGACGGAACTGGACCCGCGCAGGCGGATTCCGCGCACTGACCAGTTGTTGGCGCTGCCGGAAGTCGGTGACGCCCGAAACAGGCTGGGCGAGAACGTCATCCGACAGGTTGTGCTCGATCTTCAGGACAAGGCACGCCGCGGTGAGCTCGCGCCGGAGGAGGTGGAGCCGGCAGTGGTGGCGGCGGTGGCCCAACGCCGCGTGACCAGTCTGCGCCCGGTGCTGAACGCTACGGGCGTGGTGGTCCACACCAATCTCGGGCGCGCGCCGTTGTCGGCGGCTGCTCTCGAGGCGCTGATCACCGCGAGCGGCTATGTCGACGTCGAACTCGATCTGGGCACCGGCACCCGCTCCAAACGCGGTGTTGCAGCCCGTGAGGCGCTGCTCGAAGCCTGCCCCGCCGCCGAGGACGCGCTGATCGTCAACAACGGAGCGGCCGCACTCGTGCTGGCCACCACCGCGTTGGCCGCGGGCCGCGAGGTGGTGATCAGCCGCGGGGAACTCATCGAGATCGGCGCGGGATTCCGGCTGCCCGATCTGATCGCGTCCACCGGCGCGCGGCTGCGGGAGGTCGGGACCACCAACCGCACCCACCTGCGCGACTACACCGACGCCATGGGCCCCGACACCGGTTGTGTACTCAAGGTGCACCCCAGTAACTTCCGGGTGCAGGGCTTCACCACCTCGGTGGGTCTGCCGGAGCTGCGGGAAGTCACTGCTGCCCAACAGATTCCGTTGATCTCCGATCTGGGCAGCGGATTGTTGACCCCCGATCCGGCACTGCCCGACGAGCCGGACGCCTTCACCTCGCTGACCGCCGGCGCCGATATCGTCACCGCCAGCGGCGACAAATTGCTGGGTGGTCCGCAGGCCGGCATCGTGCTGGGGCGCACCGACGTGATCACCCGGATGGCACGGCATCCGCTGGCCCGCGCGGTGCGCGCCGACAAACTCACCCTGGCCGCCGTCGAGGCCACGGTGGCCGCCGGCACGTCGCCGGTGACCGAGGCGCTGCACGCCGATCCGGCCCGGCTGCGGTCACGCGCCGAGCGGTTGGCGGCGGCCGTCGATGCGTCGGCGGTCGCCCACGACGGACGGGTCGGCGGCGGGGGAGCGCCGGGGGTGCCACTACCGGGGTGGGCGGTGCGGCTGCCCGAGGCCGCTGCTGTGCACCTTCGCACTGGTGATCCCGCGGTGCTGCCCCGGGTGCACGACGGCGCCTGCCTGATCGACCTGCGCTGCATCCCGGACACCGACGACGACCGCCTCCTGGAGGCGGTCAGAGCCGCGCTGCGGAGCGCCGAAAGGTGA
- a CDS encoding 4Fe-4S dicluster domain-containing protein, with protein sequence MGQLSGPTDPTSDVRWQDPKPRKGFFTDTSICIGCKACEVACKEWNRNPRDGDLEILGSSYDNTGQLGASTWRHVAFIEQNRDRIQEARDSGRALVSLGMPSVAAKAPVQPPDTPEFRWLMASDVCKHCTHAGCLDVCPTGALFRTEFGTVVVQDDVCNGCGTCVAGCPFGVVERRNDGTYTTPAQRAGQPDSKPIATGVAQKCTLCYDRLLEDQTPACAQTCPTTSIKFGDHDDLVAQARERVAQLHARGQTEARLYGANENDGVGGIGSIFLLLDEPEVYGLPPDPRVPTADLVTMFKRAAVAGAGMFAAAAVAFWKGSR encoded by the coding sequence ATGGGCCAACTGTCCGGGCCGACCGATCCCACCAGCGATGTGCGCTGGCAGGACCCCAAACCACGCAAGGGGTTCTTCACCGACACCTCGATCTGCATCGGCTGCAAGGCCTGTGAGGTGGCGTGCAAGGAATGGAACCGCAACCCGCGCGACGGTGACCTGGAGATCCTGGGCTCGTCGTACGACAACACCGGCCAACTGGGGGCCAGCACCTGGCGCCACGTCGCTTTCATCGAGCAGAACCGCGACCGTATCCAGGAGGCGCGTGACTCCGGCCGGGCGCTGGTCAGTCTCGGTATGCCGTCGGTCGCGGCGAAGGCACCGGTCCAGCCGCCGGACACTCCGGAGTTCCGCTGGCTGATGGCCTCCGATGTCTGCAAACACTGCACGCATGCGGGGTGTCTGGACGTGTGCCCGACGGGTGCGTTGTTCCGCACCGAGTTCGGCACGGTCGTCGTACAGGACGACGTCTGCAACGGCTGCGGCACGTGTGTGGCGGGGTGCCCGTTCGGTGTCGTGGAACGGCGCAATGACGGCACCTACACCACCCCGGCGCAGCGTGCTGGTCAGCCGGACAGCAAGCCGATCGCCACGGGCGTCGCGCAGAAGTGCACGCTGTGTTACGACCGCCTGCTCGAGGACCAGACACCGGCATGCGCGCAGACCTGCCCCACCACGTCGATCAAATTCGGCGATCACGACGACCTCGTGGCGCAGGCCCGGGAACGGGTGGCCCAGCTGCACGCCCGCGGGCAGACCGAGGCCCGGTTGTACGGGGCCAACGAGAACGACGGAGTAGGCGGTATCGGGTCGATCTTCCTGCTGCTCGACGAACCGGAGGTGTACGGCCTGCCGCCGGATCCGCGGGTTCCGACCGCCGACCTGGTGACGATGTTCAAGCGCGCCGCGGTCGCCGGGGCGGGCATGTTCGCCGCCGCGGCCGTCGCGTTCTGGAAGGGCAGCAGGTGA
- the selB gene encoding selenocysteine-specific translation elongation factor, with translation MSSFVVATAGHVDSGKSTLIRALTGIEPDRWEEERRRGLTIDLGFAWTTLASGREIAFVDVPGHQRFLSNTLAGLGPAPVVCFVVAADEGWQVQSSDHRDAIAALGIRHGLVVITKADRAPESAAEVLAQARSQLADTGLHDAPAVTVSAVNGHGLPELHAALDNLLATVPAPDADDRVRLWLDRSFTITGAGTVVTGTLTAGTVSRGEVLQLLDDGAVRTVTVRGLQSRGEAHTTLRPTARVALNLRGIAHDTIRRGDTLVTPGAWLTARALDVRRTTGTALGEAPAHLVVHVGTAAVAAHLRPFDDDHGRLTLGRPLPLILGDRLVLHDPGARRVVGGAVVLDAEPPVLRRRGDSARRSIALAESTAGGDLIAEVARRGAVRSSHLRRLGLLADGAPIPPDAVEIGDWWVHRKTFASWQQQLHVELEQVGARDPLAGGLTRGAASDLLALPDAGLLEAIVRDAGLEHVGGRIRLPGTTHDLGSAEAAIAELETRLRSAPFQAPEAYDLAGLGLGARELAAAERAGRVLRLRDGVVLLPTAPALAMRALAGLAQPFTTSQARQKLETTRRVVIPLLEYLDGRGWTRRIDAGHREVVRRGGPPAGAT, from the coding sequence GTGAGCTCCTTCGTCGTGGCCACCGCTGGCCACGTCGACAGCGGTAAGAGCACCCTGATCCGGGCTCTCACCGGCATCGAACCGGACCGGTGGGAGGAAGAACGTCGCCGTGGTCTGACCATCGATCTGGGCTTTGCGTGGACCACCTTGGCGTCCGGGCGGGAGATCGCCTTCGTCGATGTGCCGGGCCATCAACGCTTTTTGAGCAACACCCTCGCCGGCCTGGGCCCGGCGCCGGTGGTTTGTTTTGTGGTGGCCGCCGACGAGGGCTGGCAGGTGCAGTCCAGCGATCACCGCGATGCGATCGCCGCGCTGGGCATCCGGCACGGCCTGGTGGTGATCACCAAAGCTGACCGGGCGCCCGAGAGTGCCGCCGAGGTGCTGGCGCAGGCCCGCAGCCAGCTCGCCGACACCGGTCTGCACGACGCCCCCGCAGTCACGGTCTCCGCCGTCAACGGCCACGGCCTGCCGGAATTACACGCCGCCCTGGACAATCTGTTGGCGACGGTGCCCGCACCCGACGCCGACGACCGGGTCCGGTTGTGGCTGGACCGCTCGTTCACCATCACCGGTGCCGGCACCGTGGTCACCGGAACACTCACGGCCGGAACGGTTTCCCGAGGTGAGGTCCTGCAGTTGCTCGACGACGGGGCTGTCCGCACGGTTACCGTCCGCGGATTGCAGAGCCGCGGTGAGGCCCATACGACGCTGCGCCCGACGGCGCGGGTGGCGCTGAATCTGCGGGGCATCGCCCATGACACCATCCGCCGCGGCGACACGCTGGTCACCCCTGGCGCCTGGTTGACCGCCCGCGCGCTGGACGTGCGCCGCACCACCGGCACTGCGCTGGGGGAGGCACCGGCGCATCTCGTCGTGCATGTGGGCACGGCGGCGGTGGCGGCGCATCTTCGGCCGTTCGACGACGATCACGGGCGGCTCACCCTCGGCCGGCCGTTACCGCTGATCCTCGGCGACCGGTTGGTGCTGCACGACCCGGGGGCTCGTCGGGTGGTGGGCGGTGCGGTGGTGCTGGATGCGGAGCCGCCGGTGCTGCGACGTCGCGGCGACAGCGCTCGGCGGTCAATTGCGTTGGCGGAGTCGACAGCCGGTGGTGACCTCATCGCCGAGGTGGCCCGCAGGGGTGCCGTCAGGTCGAGTCACCTGCGCCGGCTCGGCCTTCTGGCCGACGGCGCCCCGATTCCTCCCGATGCCGTCGAGATCGGTGACTGGTGGGTGCACCGCAAGACGTTCGCTTCCTGGCAGCAACAGCTGCACGTCGAGCTGGAACAGGTCGGTGCGCGAGATCCGTTGGCGGGCGGGCTAACTCGGGGTGCGGCCAGCGACCTGCTCGCACTACCGGATGCGGGGCTGCTCGAGGCGATCGTGCGCGACGCCGGACTCGAGCACGTCGGTGGCCGTATTCGGTTGCCGGGCACCACACATGACTTGGGTTCCGCCGAAGCGGCGATCGCCGAACTGGAGACCCGGCTGCGGTCGGCGCCCTTCCAAGCGCCCGAAGCCTACGACCTGGCCGGGCTGGGGCTGGGTGCACGCGAACTGGCGGCCGCCGAGCGCGCCGGAAGGGTGCTGCGACTGCGCGACGGTGTCGTGCTGTTGCCGACCGCACCCGCGCTTGCCATGCGGGCGCTGGCCGGGCTCGCCCAACCCTTCACCACGAGCCAGGCGCGGCAGAAGCTGGAAACCACACGGCGCGTGGTGATCCCGCTACTGGAATACCTGGACGGACGTGGGTGGACCCGACGGATCGACGCCGGACATCGTGAGGTGGTGCGGCGAGGCGGCCCACCCGCCGGCGCTACGTAG
- a CDS encoding VIT1/CCC1 transporter family protein: protein MSEDIRLPHEFDHKHSDVSGGWLRAATFGAMDGLVSNTALIAGVAAASSVSAVVLAGVAGLLSGAFSMGLGEYTSVTTANEQIDSEVKVERRAFQANPRGEKAELVGMLMQMGLTEATATQATEELHRDENRALNFHLVQELGVDPTEKPSPWVAAGSSFVMFALGAIVPLIPFLLGFDSLWAGLGCGGLGLLVAGGVASRFTRKPWWQAGVRQLVFGGIAIAATYVVGHLIGAAVS, encoded by the coding sequence TGCCTCACGAGTTCGACCACAAACATTCCGACGTCAGCGGCGGGTGGCTGCGGGCGGCCACCTTCGGTGCGATGGACGGCCTGGTGTCCAACACCGCCTTGATCGCCGGTGTTGCCGCCGCTTCCAGCGTGAGCGCCGTGGTGCTGGCAGGCGTGGCCGGTCTGTTGTCCGGGGCGTTCTCGATGGGGCTGGGCGAATACACCTCGGTGACGACGGCCAATGAGCAGATCGACTCCGAGGTCAAGGTCGAGCGGCGAGCGTTCCAGGCCAATCCGCGGGGCGAGAAAGCCGAGCTGGTGGGGATGCTGATGCAGATGGGGTTGACCGAGGCGACCGCCACCCAGGCCACCGAGGAACTGCATCGCGACGAGAACCGCGCGCTCAACTTCCACCTGGTGCAGGAGTTGGGTGTCGACCCGACGGAGAAGCCGTCGCCCTGGGTGGCCGCCGGGTCGTCGTTTGTGATGTTCGCGCTCGGCGCGATCGTCCCACTGATCCCGTTTCTGCTGGGGTTCGACTCGCTGTGGGCGGGGCTGGGGTGCGGCGGTCTGGGTCTGTTGGTGGCCGGTGGCGTGGCCTCGCGGTTCACCCGTAAGCCGTGGTGGCAGGCCGGAGTGCGGCAGCTGGTGTTCGGTGGCATTGCCATTGCGGCGACCTATGTGGTCGGTCATCTCATCGGCGCGGCTGTGTCCTAG